A region of the Streptomyces sp. NBC_00442 genome:
GCGCGGCCGGCGCGATGCTCGTCGCGCTGGACGGCACGGTCCTGCTGATGGCCCAGCCCAGCCTGCGGCGCGACCTCGGGGCGAGCCTGACGCAGATCCAGTGGACGAGCACCGGCTACCTGGTCGCGGTCGCTTCGCTGCTCGTCGTCGCCGGCCGACTGGGGGACCGGTACGGCCACGCGCGGCTGCTGTTCACCGGTGTCCTGGGGTTCGGGGCCTCCTCGGCCGGTATCGCGCTCGCCCCGTCGATCGGCTGGGTGATCGCCCTGCGCGTCGCCCAGGGCGTGTTCGGTGCGCTGCTCCAGCCGGCGACGCTCGCCATGCTGCGGATGGCCTATCCCGCGGACCGTCTCGGCAGGCCCGTCGCCATCCGTACCGGCGCGATCGGCGTGGCCGCGGGGGCGGGCCCGGTCCTCGGGGGAGTCCTGGTCGCGCACCTGGGCTGGCGCGCGGTGTTCTGGATCAACGTGCCCCTCGCTCTTGTCGTCGCCGCGCTCACCCTCGCCGCGCGCCTGCCGGCCCCGGGCCGCGGCCGCGCCCAGCGCCTCGACCTGAGCGGTGCGGCCCTGCTCACGGCCGCCCTCGCGGTCCTGGTCCACAGCCTGACGCGCGTACCGGCAGCCGGCTGGGCGGCCCCGTCGACGCTGCTCGGGCTCCTGGTCACCGGCTGCCTCGCGGCCCTGTTCGTGCGGCACGAACGCCGCGCCTCGAATCCGGTCGTGCCGCAGGCGGTGGCGCGGTCCTTACCGGTCACGGCGTCGATGACGATCCTCCTGTTCACCAGCGCCGCCCTGTTCGGTGCGCTCTTCACGGCCACGTTCTACCTCCAGGACGTGCTCCGCCTCGACGCGCCGACCAGCGGCGTGCGCGTGCTGCCGCTCACCGTGCTCATGGTGGTCGGCGCTCCGCTCGCCGGCGCTGCGCTGCGCCGCTACGGCCCGCGGCGGACCGCGAGCGCCGGGTCGGTCCTCGTCGTCCTCGGTGTCGCGGCGCTGTCCCGACTCGGCCCGGCCACCCCGTGGCAGGCCATGGGCGCCGCCTTCGCCGTACTCGGCGCGGGGTTCGCCACCGTGATGGTCACCGCCACCGGCACCGTCGTCGGTGACGCGCCGCCCGGATACGCCGGGGTCGTCGGCGGCCTCAAGCAGACGGCCATGAACATCGGACCCACGCTCGGCATCGCCGTTGCCGCCGCGACCCGCACATCCGCCGACGGCGCTTCGGCGCCACCCGCCCCTTCGATGGGTCCAACTCTTGTGATTCTGGCCGCAGTTGCAGCCATCGGTCTGCCGCTGGCGATGCTGCTGCCGGCAGGCACCCACCGGCGGGGAGGAAGAGACACCGCCGAAACGGCCGGTACCGACGAACACCAACGCGAAGGAGAGACACCATGAGCACCGAGGACCCCACCGACGGCTTCACCGTCCCCGTCGGCGACCGCTACTTCGAGGACTACACGGCGGATACCACCCACGCCTGCGGCAGCCTGACCGTGACCGAGCGGGACATCATCGACTTCGCCTCCCGGTTCGATCCCCAGGCCTTCCACATCGACCCCGTCGCCGCCGAGGACGGGCCCTTCGGCGGCCTCGTGGCCAGCGGATGGCACACCGCCGCCCTCATGATGAAGCTGTTCGCCGCGCACTACCTGTCCACGGTGGCCAGCCTCGGCAGCCCGGGGGTGGACGAGCTGCGCTGGCTGAAGCCCGTGCGGCCGGGAGACCGATTGCACCTGCGCGTCCACATCCTGGAGACCAGGCCTTCGAGGTCCGACCCCGGGCGCGGAATCGTCCGGTCGCTGGCGGAACTCCTCGACGACGACGGAGCCGCCGTACTGCGCGTCACGGTGGTGAACCTGCTGAGGACCCGGACCACACCGTGAGTCCCGCATGCGGTGGGAGCGCCCGGCTCTGGCCTCGACCGACGGCGGCCCGAGCGGCGATCGGGCTAAGCCGTCGAGGCGCCGCCGCGTCGGAGACCGTCTCCGGGGCTCCCATGTTTTGATGCGGGCATGGAGACGTGGCCTGGTCGTCCTTATCCGCTCGGTGCCGTCCACGACGGCGCCGGAACCAATTTCGCCCTCTTCTCCGAGGTCGCCGAGGGGGTGGAACTCTGCCTCTTCGACGACGCGGGCGAGGAGCGGCGCGTGCCGCTCACCGACGCCGACGGGTCCGTGTGGCACGCGTATCTGCCGGGGGTGGGTCCCGGTCAGCGGTACGGCTACCGGGTGCACGGCCCGTACCGGCCCGCCGAGGGGCTGCGCTGCGACCCGGCGAAGCTGCTGCTCGATCCCTACGCCACCGCCGTGGACGGACAACTCGACGGAGACCCCTCGCTGCTCACCGCCGACCCGGAGAACCCCGGGACACCCAACGGCCTGGACAGCGCGGGACACGGCATGTTCGGTGTCGTGACGGACCGGAGCTTCGACTGGGAGGGGGACCGGCGTCCGGGCCACCCCTACCACGAGTCGGTGATCTACGAAGCCCATGTCCGTGGTCTGACGATGCGTCACCCGAGTGTGCCCAAGGAACTGCGCGGCACCTATGCGGGCCTCGCGCACCCCGAGGTGATCGATCATCTCAAGGAACTGGGCGTCACCGCAGTCGAGTTGATGCCGGTCCACCAGTTCACACAGGACGGCTTCCTCGTCGACCGCGGCCTGTCCAACTACTGGGGCTACAACACCATCGGGTTCTTCGCCCCGCACAACGGCTTCGCGGCCGGCGGGACGCGGGGGCAGCAGGTCGTCGAG
Encoded here:
- a CDS encoding MFS transporter; protein product: MLVALDGTVLLMAQPSLRRDLGASLTQIQWTSTGYLVAVASLLVVAGRLGDRYGHARLLFTGVLGFGASSAGIALAPSIGWVIALRVAQGVFGALLQPATLAMLRMAYPADRLGRPVAIRTGAIGVAAGAGPVLGGVLVAHLGWRAVFWINVPLALVVAALTLAARLPAPGRGRAQRLDLSGAALLTAALAVLVHSLTRVPAAGWAAPSTLLGLLVTGCLAALFVRHERRASNPVVPQAVARSLPVTASMTILLFTSAALFGALFTATFYLQDVLRLDAPTSGVRVLPLTVLMVVGAPLAGAALRRYGPRRTASAGSVLVVLGVAALSRLGPATPWQAMGAAFAVLGAGFATVMVTATGTVVGDAPPGYAGVVGGLKQTAMNIGPTLGIAVAAATRTSADGASAPPAPSMGPTLVILAAVAAIGLPLAMLLPAGTHRRGGRDTAETAGTDEHQREGETP
- a CDS encoding MaoC family dehydratase is translated as MSTEDPTDGFTVPVGDRYFEDYTADTTHACGSLTVTERDIIDFASRFDPQAFHIDPVAAEDGPFGGLVASGWHTAALMMKLFAAHYLSTVASLGSPGVDELRWLKPVRPGDRLHLRVHILETRPSRSDPGRGIVRSLAELLDDDGAAVLRVTVVNLLRTRTTP